GTCCCAAAAAAGTGGTAAGTTAAGTTGCCTGCTCAGTTACACAGCAATCATTTATGCATGTTACGCGTTGTCTTGCTTTATAAACAGtttaataaatcaataaaagcTGATGTGTGAAGTTCATATCCATGTACCGAGGATACGTTAAATGTTCGGTGAAATATAGTCGCTGCTGGACTATTTGGTACCTTAATAAATCTCCTTGAGCAAGCTGCGGCACTGGttttaaatataaaactatTCATTTCGAGAAAAGTTCCTGTGCTTGTTAAAGTTACAGTTAAAAATAGTAGTTAAAACTTGTATCCTAGTATCTATTAAACTACACCCTGATAAaacaagaaattcaattttctaagAAGAAATCTATGAAAGAGGTTCTCCATTGCATAGGGGGAAGAAATATTGTAATGGAGTTCGGTGTACGTGAGCGCACGTATCCCCAGGAAATATTATGCCCCGTAGGTACATAGAGAGAACCACGCGACGCACACGTGCGACTGTATTTTTAACGAAAATATATTTACTAAGAAGTGTCCATGCGCAAGGATGCGAGGGGTGCGCGGGCGCAGCCCCGCACAGGTCTGCGCGTATCTTTCGCCCGTGATCTCGAGAGTACAGCCTGGCAATTCCTCGCAGCTCGACCAGAACAGTGGTATCTGTGTCTctcatattatttttaataataatcccCCACCCCCGAAATGCTTGCATCTCATTATTATTTTCCTCAGaattctcccccccccctcccctgaATCGATTCAATCCCACAATGAGATTAATGTGAAGTTCATCAACGGTGTGCATCAATTTGACCTATTCCgttatcgaataaaataaaacgagTAACCATCCTAAAGCAGTAATCATGTCCGAGAGATAAATTCCGCGGTTCGATAATTGTTATTTCCCGTCGCGAATATCTCCCGATCTTCTGTTTGTCGAGGGAGGGCCGGTCTGAATGAATCATGATTGGGTATGGATAGGCTGGCGGCTTAGGTATCCCGAGCTACAGACTGAGGCGCGATCAATAACCGAAAGCGCGGAAAGGGCGAGTTGACGTCGACCGAGAACGTCATCGTTGCGAGAGAACGCGCTCTCTGTCAGATCGCGGTtgatttctctgtctctctctctctctctctctctctctctctctctctctctctctctctctctactctcTCGATGTTTCCTCGGGTTTCGTCCTGCAGACGTTTCTTTCGCTTCTGATTCTCGCGTAGGGAACGATCCGATTTGTAAACGGCGAAATCCCGTTCGGGTGTCCAACGCGTAAGCCAAGTGTCGTCGAAACGGGGACAAGCATACTAACGAGCACGTGCACTTGATGTACAGTCTCTACCCGGGGATTTACGAGCATCACGGTGGACCAGCGACTCGGGACGATGAGAAAGACGAACAGATGAACGAGGACTGTCTGGATGCTGGTAACCATTAACATTTACATTTCCGACGAAGATCGAATATCATCTCGACATGCGAGACAACTGTCGTTATCTCTCACCCCGTTGGGATGCTTGGCGGCTTTAAAAAACAAAGTGGTGTTGATTCGCAGGCTGCGAGATTTTCCAGTTGAGCCGGAGGATCGCGAGGGATTCGTCGAACGTAACTTCCGGTCAGACCTCGTGGTTGTTACAAGTAAAAACATTCCAGTGAACCGTTCTCTATAGAATAAATGTCGATAAGGAGAGGATTGGAAAAGCATGAAGTTCATGATCGTAGGCGGTGAGTCCCGCATGATAGTCTTGGGCGAAGTTCCACCGTCGCAGCCGGAGCAGGAACAGGAACCAGCGCAGGATGTGGCGGCTCAGTGGCTGCAGACAGAGGACCCTTCGACCAGTTCAACGACAACAACAACGGTCAATGCAACTGGGGCTAATGTACCGGCTACCGCGAGCCGAAGTCGAGCTAATGTACCACCGGTACCGCAACCGAGACAGAGAGTCAACAAGCTTGAGATCAGGGTACCGGGAAACAGGAATCGTAAGTCGCGTAGAAGGCGCATTACGGTCCCAGGTAATCATACCATTCATCTTCTCTTCGCCCGACGCGACTGGTgatatgtatgaatatgaaattccaTGACGAATATCGGTGCATACTGTCTAATCACCGTTTGGAGTAAACCATGCTGACAACGATCGTTTCTCTTGCTTCTGCATACTAAAATCAATTTTCTGTATTCTTTATATGCACACGCCGGGATAGTCCAGAATATTTCAGTTTCTTTCGATAGTTCATCCAAAAAATGCTTCAAACGAAAATGCAAcggtactaaaaattgatttgcaaatgtaaatgaattttgaaatacagtgactcctactaatattcggacactcttaaaaacaccataacttttttaatattagaatatacgacttgaaatttttggagaagttagaacaattggtctgctacacaacgtgacaaaattttttgaacaaaactgcaagttgtcggaattgcagaaaaaatactaaaagttgtatttttcaactttttcatgtgggcttatatgTTTCGtatatctgtatcaattaaacatacatattctgaaaatttcatcaaaatcggtcgacgtagtaatgagctacaaacgtttagtaattcaactgcagtaattctaagaattcttacatctttcaatgcctgtcgtttttttctgcatcaaccgatagctatgaaactttcacagtgcatataattgacacagatctacaaaacgtatcttttaaaatttcaatataggcccgcataaaaaagttgtaaaatgcaacttttagtattttctctacaattctgaccaaatgtaatttttgaaaaaatttctttccacatcctgtaggaaactaattgctctagcttcccaaaaatgttcaaattgcatagtccaatattaacaaagttagCGTTTTTtggagagcgtccgaatattaatgggagtcactgtatgtaatcTTTGTTATGAAAGAACTGACGAATTCAATGTCGTCATTT
This genomic stretch from Lasioglossum baleicum chromosome 4, iyLasBale1, whole genome shotgun sequence harbors:
- the LOC143208448 gene encoding uncharacterized protein LOC143208448, whose protein sequence is MRKDARGARAQPRTGLRVSFARDLESTAWQFLAARPEQCLYPGIYEHHGGPATRDDEKDEQMNEDCLDAGCEIFQLSRRIARDSSNVTSGGESRMIVLGEVPPSQPEQEQEPAQDVAAQWLQTEDPSTSSTTTTTVNATGANVPATASRSRANVPPVPQPRQRVNKLEIRVPGNRNRKSRRRRITVPGNHTIHLLFARRDW